From the genome of Lotus japonicus ecotype B-129 chromosome 6, LjGifu_v1.2, one region includes:
- the LOC130725511 gene encoding uncharacterized protein LOC130725511, producing the protein MEIASRRNFISKKETSSNTRFIVDELNYDRDEMSAKCTNLLNLMTDEQKQVNDVSTCNIKQESLRANLLLHTKLIIWDEAPMLKKICFKALDRTLRDLMRAHDESNVEKPFGGKMVVLGGDFRQILLVIPKGSIQDIVKATINSSQLWKHGKVLKLTANMRLRNVGSLELAADIKAFADWILQIDNGGFESNESGEADVDIPTDLLVEPSDNPILDLVNFTYPYLLTNMKDYKFFEEMHIVSDS; encoded by the exons ATGGAAATTGCTAGCAGACGGAATTTTATATCAAAGAAGGAGACTTCTTCAAATACCAG GTTCATAGTAGATGAACTTAACTACGATAGGGATGAGATGTCTGCCAAGTGCACAAATTTGCTAAATTTAATGACAGATGAACAAAAGCAG GTGAATGATGTATCTACATGTAATATTAAACAAGAAAGCTTACGGGCAAATTTGCTTTTGCATACTAAATTGATTATATGGGATGAAGCGCCCAtgttgaaaaaaatttgttttaaaGCCTTGGACAGAACATTGAGGGATTTGATGAGAGCACATGATGAAAGCAACGTAGAAAAACCATTTGGTGGCAAAATGGTAGTGCTTGGAGGTGACTTTAGGCAGATTCTGCTTGTTATTCCGAAAGGGTCCATACAAGATATTGTTAAAGCTACCATCAATTCATCTCAATTATGGAAGCATGGTAAGGTGTTGAAATTAACTGCAAATATGAGATTAAGAAATGTTGGATCCCTAGAACTTGCAGCTGATATAAAGGCATTTGCCGATTGGATTCTTCAAATTGACAATGGTGGATTTGAATCGAATGAGAGTGGAGAAGCTGATGTAGACATACCTACAGATCTGTTAGTTGAGCCAAGTGATAATCCTATTCTTGATTTGGTTAATTTTACATATCCATATCTCTTGACTAACATGAAGGATTACAAGTTTTTTGAAGAGATGCATATTGTGTCCGACTCTTGA
- the LOC130722353 gene encoding uncharacterized protein LOC130722353 encodes MKVAPTVVFLFRDTQGGFVSAISEALHPNPSSSFTRLEDSFELSLEGYGIKDLKASGNVIHHVDNHGIYQVSVVVMQHYEPPVLACALNEVLNEIAGDKSSSVPSLLVPFLVESSKVKGQSKSLRSDEGKPLILGIQVGQSTDVMQALLKKTQEIPSSLQIQHETLTFLLHFVRVMKLPTFFLIGQTSQHLDNKSTKQREIIHEIGEVLASSTGLQFSEDRVIWNPEKTSRETKEPWRALYG; translated from the exons atGAAGGTAGCTCCCACCGTAGTGTTTCTGTTCAGAGACACACAAGGCGGCTTCGTCTCTGCCATCTCTGAAGCTCTCCACCCTAACCCTTCTTCCTCCTTCACCCGCCT TGAGGACTCCTTTGAGCTCTCCTTGGAGGGTTATGGAATCAAGGACCTCAAAGCTTCTGGGAACGTTATTCACCATGTTGATAATCATGGCATTTACCAG GTGTCGGTTGTGGTTATGCAGCATTATGAACCACCGGTACTAGCATGTGCTCTTAATGAGGTCCTTAATGAAATTGCTGGTGATAAGTCATCCTCGGTGCCTTCACTTTTGGTACCATTTTTGGTGGAATCATCCAAGGTTAAAGGGCAAAGTAAATCCCTAAGATCAGATGAAGGAAAACCTTTAATTTTGGGGATACAGGTTGGTCAAAGTACAGACGTAATGCAGGCTTTACTCAAAAAAACGCAAGAGATACCATCTTCATTGCAGATTCAGCATGAAACTCTTAcatttcttcttcactttgttcgtGTAATGAAGTTGCCAACCTTTTTTCTAATTGGACAAACTAGTCAACATTTGGACAATAAATCTACCAAGCAGCGAGAG ATAATTCATGAAATAGGTGAGGTTTTGGCTAGCAGCACAGGTCTACAGTTTTCAGAAGACAGAGTGATATGGAATCCAGAAAAGACATCAAGGGAGACAAAGGAACCATGGCGCGCTTTATATGGTTGA